In a genomic window of Procambarus clarkii isolate CNS0578487 chromosome 10, FALCON_Pclarkii_2.0, whole genome shotgun sequence:
- the LOC138363257 gene encoding basic salivary proline-rich protein 2-like: protein MKYETVFMRNDQTPPGDHRTRSDQTPPGDHRTRSDQTPPGDHWTRSDQTPPGDHRTRSDQTPPGDHWTRSDQTPPGDHWTRSDQTPPGDHWTRSDQTPPGDHWTRSDQTPPGDHRTRSDQTPPGDHWTRSDQTPPGDHWTRSDQTPPGDHRTRSDQTPPGDHWTRSDQTPPGDHWTRSDQTPPGDHWTRSDQTPPGDHWTRSDQTPPGDHRTRSDQTPPGDHWTRSDQTPPGDHWTRSDQTPPGDHWTRSDQTPPGDHWTRSDQTPPGDHWTRSDQTPPGDHWTRSDQTPPGDHWTRSDQTPPGDHRTRPTHQQTTNNKHDHWSNKQRVKAVTEGVIQGRTATSDGGIKMLFCA from the coding sequence CGACCAAACGCCACCTGGCGACCACAGGACTAGAAGCGACCAGACGCCACCTGGCGACCACAGGACTAGAAGCGACCAGACGCCACCTGGCGACCACTGGACTAGAAGCGACCAGACGCCACCTGGCGACCACAGGACTAGAAGCGACCAGACGCCACCTGGCGACCACTGGACTAGAAGCGACCAGACGCCACCTGGCGACCACTGGACTAGAAGCGACcaaacaccacctggcgaccactgGACTAGAAGCGACCAGACGCCACCTGGCGACCACTGGACTAGAAGCGACCAGACGCCACCTGGCGACCACAGGACTAGAAGCGACCAGACGCCACCTGGCGACCACTGGACTAGAAGCGACCAGACGCCACCTGGCGACCACTGGACTAGAAGCGACCAGACGCCACCTGGCGACCACAGGACTAGAAGCGATCAGACGCCACCTGGCGACCACTGGACTAGAAGCGACCAGACGCCACCTGGCGACCACTGGACTAGAAGCGATCAGACGCCACCTGGCGACCACTGGACTAGAAGCGACCAGACGCCACCTGGCGACCACTGGACTAGAAGCGACCAGACGCCACCTGGCGACCACAGGACTAGAAGCGACCAGACGCCACCTGGCGACCACTGGACTAGAAGCGACCAGACGCCACCTGGCGACCACTGGACTAGAAGCGACCAGACGCCACCTGGCGACCACTGGACTAGAAGCGACcaaacaccacctggcgaccactgGACTAGAAGCGACCAGACGCCACCTGGCGACCACTGGACTAGAAGCGACCAGACGCCACCTGGCGACCACTGGACTAGAAGCGACCAGACGCCACCTGGCGACCACTGGACTAGAAGCGACCAGACGCCACCTGGCGACCACAGGACTAGACCGacacaccaacaaacaacaaacaacaaacatGACCACTGGAGCAACAAGCAGAGGGTGAAGGCGGTAACGGAAGGCGTCATCCAGGGAAGAACAGCAACAAGTGACGGTGGAATTAAGATGTTATTTTGTGCATGA